One Polynucleobacter necessarius genomic window, CCCGAGATCTTTGAAACATAACGTATGGCGAGTGAATAAACTGGTACATCCGCAATGACGGCGGACTCGAATAAATTGGGTCTAAAAGGACGAACCGACTCACCATTCGTCGAAGTGCCTTCTGGAAAAATGCAGATAGATTCATTTTTGAGAACCTCGCTCATCTCGCCTACAACA contains:
- a CDS encoding 1-acyl-sn-glycerol-3-phosphate acyltransferase, which translates into the protein MSEVLKNESICIFPEGTSTNGESVRPFRPNLFESAVIADVPVYSLAIRYVSKISGQRSEAAAFIGDMGLLESMSNNPPSGVGMP